TCTACTGATTCAGCCTTGGTCCACATCAATAAGGACCATATATATTCATCAAAATAAACCGATTTTGAACTAAGAAACTCATGTAACCTGAGCCAGCTTAATTTGTTTCCTCTGTTAAGATTGAAAAGCTTCATTAATGTGAACACATTTTCTTATAAATTGAACTTCTAAGTTCCACCCGAGATATTTTTTTAACTACACATTTTCAATATTAGAATTTTTAGTTAACATACTTGTAGTCCTGATCTGCCCTTTTTTTTAAGAAGCACACTTAGCATACAACCAAAAAGTAGCGACTCATGGTTTTGCTTGTTAATCTTAGCATACAACCAAAACCTTGAACATCCTGGCCAACATAAACTCCACATCTTTCAAGTCAACTTATGTGATTTCATACTGAGATTATTTCTTAACTATAACATATAATCAAGATTTCTTCAGAAAGTATTTTAGTGACACTTTAACCCAATTTATGCCAAACTTCTTCGGAAAGTCTTTCAAGTAAACTTATGTGATTTCACAAACAGCTTTTATTTGTTAACTGTGACCACATCTATTCAGGACTTCTTCAGTCATTAACTATTTCAAGGACATTTTATCCCATTTCACACCAATCGTCTTCTAAAAGCCATCTCTTTCCAATGTTATTGCATATACATGGCAAGTGTGATTCTTATCTTCAACTAGTTTAACCATATTCTAAAACTCATAATACTAACCAAACAAAGTTGATACATCTAGtggcaaaattgagaaataaagaCATCGAGTTAATCAAGCTAAAACCATCAGCATGAAACCACATCCAGCCACTGTAAGAACTCATTATTATATATACGAAAGAAACGAGGCTGCAGGTGAAGTTAACAACTATACCTCATCTTCATCTTCCTCCGATGGAGATATTGCATCAGCAGCTTCATCAGCATCTTCTTCATATTCATCTTCATGGTCTGGCTCATCTTCCCTTGCATGTGGTGGGGAACGATCAACCTCCTCACCATCACTTTCATACTCAGATTCCTCCCTGTCGCTCTCAGAGTATTCCTCAAGTGGACGCCTCAGTGGGCGAGCAGCAGACACAGATGGCTTGTGTTGGACATTCCTATGTGAATTTGACTGTTGAACCATACAATAATTGGAAATATCAGGTCAAAGAGAAAAGACTGATAAATAATTTATCTATAAAAGTGTTACTGGACTCCTGGTTTTTTCAAGATACCATGGGAACAGTACATACTGATCACCAGTCTGGCCAAGTACCAGTGAGAAAGCATACAACTTAGTATTGTCTGGTATGTTGACCTTTTTATAAAATTCTTTtggtgacactgggcagtacaacTCCATATACCCCTTGTTATCTTAAAACTGCATCAGTCTGACAAATTATTAAACCTAGTATCAGTATGGTAATTATAACCTTAATTGGAGCAACCTTCTTTGCATTGATTATGCGTCTCTCAGCCCTTGCTTCTGCTTCCAAATCTTCCTCAAAACGATTTCGAGCTGAAGCCCGATGAGAACTGTAATAGTCATCTGCCTCATCTTCCTGCAATCAAGAAATGCAAACTTAAGTATGGAACAATTATTTCCTGCAGTAAATGACAAGACATGTAACCATAACTCAGTTCATCAAATTGTATAAAACATGTAAAGAGTTGAATGCCAACTAAGGACCAAATAGTTATCACTACTGTTTCCCATATTTAAAAATTTGGTGGCCATTAACTAGTTGGAAGATTTGAAGATGGAACAGTCATCAATGTTGTCATGATCATTGATTGATCATGAGGCCCAAAAGAGTCAAAAGTTGTTTTTAAAGAGAATAGAAGTATAAATTCCtactttcaaaaattaaaagTTGTGTAAAAGAGCTCTTGTAAACATTTTCTCTGATGGAAAACCAAATGTTTGTAAGTTACCAAATCCAATGAGCAAAACAATGATAAATCCATATGGCCATCTATGCTCCACCAAAGACTAGAAGGCCACAAATGCCTTTACAGGGGGAAATCACACATAAGCAGTAACCACTAAAGATTCATAAAcaataaaacaatgataaatccaTATGTCCATCTATGCTCCACCAAGCAAGGACTAGGAAGGCCACAAACGTCCTTAAAGGGGAAGAACACACATAAGCAGTAACTACCAAAGACTCGTAAACAATATGCCACAAACGACAAAATAATTAAGTAGGGAGCAAAGCAAAGCAAGATAAGAAAAATTGCCCAGCACATTTGCCAAGTAAACAATCAAGAGATGACatgcattttattttatattcctcAGGAAGAAATGTCTTGGCTTCAAATCCTTTGGAGGTTCCAGCTCTCAAAATCGAGGAGGACAGAATTATTAAGATATAACTTATAACAAGCTAGCATTCTATGATATCTTAAAGCAAACGAAACAAAATAAGCCAGTATCTTTGGAAATTTTTAGGCAGCTTTACCCATGTTAATATGCAGTCAGTCAATTTTTGTAATAAACACAGACCTCATCAAGTGCATCCTCCAAAAACCCTGGAGAAAGTTGTCTTCGCCCTCTATGGACAGGTTGCGCATATTTGCGATTCACTTTTTCCCTTTTTCTGTGAAGAAGTTCATTGGCTCTAATAGTTTGACCTTCAACCTGCAATTATTCAACTAAGTATAAGCAAATAACCAGTCTAGCAGGAGGCTCAAAGCAATAAGATATGTCCAACAGAAAATTGTGCATTAGTTACTAATGTAATTAATCAAGTCATCCTTGGGTTACCATAGTGCCATGATGtttgattatattaaaaaaaaatgtttgattatattaaaaaaatgagcAGATGCTGTGTTTTTACCCTTTCTTTTGCTTCCTTCTCTTTCTCTGGATCAATTTCTGTAATACAGTTCTTCACCTTATAAACTTTCTTATGACGTGAATCAACAAGAGCAGTTAATAAACGATGGGACTTTGACAATAATGAAGATGGCATAAACTTCATCTTTCGTAAAAGCCTCCCTTGAGATTGCAAAATTCCCTGCATCACCCATATGTAACTTAGGCTAAGAATTGTAGCTAAGATTAAAAATCATGGGAACAAAGAAATAAAACTGCAGATATGACAAGATTAAGGATTAGAAATAAATCTGCAAATTCTGCACCTTTCCATGACGAAGAAATAGGTGGCTTTGATCCTGACGTGCATCATGCACTGATATATCAAGAACTTCATTACCAATTAATAACTGTAGgcttccatctttccatctcacaAACCGTGCATTGCTTTCATACTGAAAAGGAAAGCATAAAATTGTTAGATATATGAACTAAAATAAGCCAGAATAGATAACAAGTTCTGTTAGTGTCAAAACTTCTCTACTTGGTTGCTAATCCACTGAATAAAAAAGATCCATACTACTTTTGAGGCCCTCAGATCTTCAAAGCATACCAAtgaattcaaaattcaaaaaataaaagaaggatCATAAAAACACACAAGAAAGACATCTAACACCAAAAtatatgatataaaaaaaaattgtagttGATCGAAGAAAACTGGGAAAATCTTCAGTGATGCCAAGGaacaaaacaaagaacaaaaaagGGCAAAAGAAAAACATAGTCCCAATTCCAACTTTTCATGTATATCCTTAGTATTCACTACTAATAACTACATTCAGTTCAGCAGAGATCCTCATAATTCTTAATTCAAAACCTTAATAATGAATCACTCGATATCTTAACATGTAAGAAGGTGACTACTACGATCCAAAACTTAAATTACAAGTTAAATATCAATCTataaattttcatatattttttaaaccagTACGTTAATACAATTATTCTAAACACCAAGGAGAATGAGGGGAAAAAAAGCTGCATGTAGCTAGCCAGTAGAAACAAATAGCAAAAGGCCAAGGCCACAAAGAAAGCTATAAATACCATTGTTTCAACAGATCACTTGACAAGTAGATGACCATAGATGGCAAACGTTCAATGCCACAAAGGCAGCAATCAAATTACTGATGTATACAAGATTATATCTTTTTACAAATAAACTACAACTGGAACCTTGAAATATTAACAAATTAAGGAAATACAGAAGTCAATATAATTCAGATGAAATCATTACTTACAGAGACTGTGCCATCACGATTCTTGACTGCTCTCCAGCGGACAATATTGTCCTCTAGACGAATCCGCTTCTTCACACCAGATTCATCAGTCACAAAAACATCTTCTTCCACGAATGTCTTAGGATCAAAGGGCTTTGGATCAATATTCATAATGTTAGACACTTTAATGACGTTCATCTGAAAAGAAAAAGCCTTCTCTTAGAAAAGACATGCTGTTATGCTATAAAAATCACAGAAGTTATAGAACCATATAACAGATCATCCATACATTGGCAGAACAACAAATGTCattttcattcaataaatccatgTGACTCTATTCTCAAGAAAGAAATATTATTTACTTCTGTTTAGACAACAAGTCTACAAGGGAAGCAAAGTTACCGACTCTAGTTTTCCAATTCTAAATAGTTATGAAGTTGGCAATGCAGGTTTGTAAACACAATACGTCAACAAATGATAATTCgtgagaaataaaaaaagaaatggttATGAGTAGCCCTACAGGGTGATCTTTGACCAGAAACTCATCAGACCAGACACAGGAAAAGAAGATAAAAGGCTTGAGTAAGTACAAAAGGATAAACCACAACCATTTCCATAAGTCATTGCATACAATATCGTGTACAAacttaagagaagaggtatgtaGAGGAAGTAGCTGCcgtaatataaattaaaaaaattagcaagcAAAATTGCTCACTCTATCAGGTCGACCTGGTGGAGCTCGTAATGGAACCTCCAAATCCAGTGGAGGGCCAACTGGTTTATCTTTAGGTTTTTCTTCAAAATTCTCATCCTCTGATGCATACTGCATATCTTCATCGGGCACTATATCTTCTGGTCTTAAATCTCTCTCGTAGTTTGTTTCCTCCTCCGCAGGAGATCTCTGGCACAGAAGAaaaacatatacacatatattttcTGTGATTGTAACAAACAAAACCAGTATAGAAAGAGCAACCACATTTACAATTTTATATAGGATAAATAATTCAAGTAAGAAACAATTTGTATACTGCAATGTTGTACACAAATCGACTTTTACATAATAGTCCTCAGATATTTGCTAAGAATGTAAATCGTATAGATAATTTTTCCTGACAATCTTACATTTTTTTACTCTTAGTTCAGCAAATGCTACATCTGGTTCATACTGTAAATCTATCACACAATAAAAAAACCCCATCTTCTTAAAGTTCACAGATAACAAGAGCACAAAACCTTTTAACAAAGGCATTTTTCTGTTACAATCTAATCTCAGGTCAACCACATGGTTTGTGTAATTTGGGTGTCTATTAAAGGTGTCCACCACTACCCTTTCCAGTTCAAGTATGTAAGTCAGAATTCTATCTCCATATTCCATTGGCTGGATGAACTAACCAATAACAGTATCTTCTATGCCAAGCAATTTAGTCCCTGTTTGGACATGAAAACATACATTACCTAACAACATAGACCAGAGAAATGTCTTAGATAACCTATTTCAATTAATTAAATTTGAAGAACCCTAACAAACATTTCCCTTTGTAGGAAGAAAGCAAATAGTGATTGTGTAACAGTCTCACATGTAAATCATCCTCAATTTCATCTTGACCACCATATTCAGCTGGTTCATCCTCATCAGAATCTCCAAATACATCACGAACAACTTCATTGTCTTTTTGCTCACTCGTCAGCCTGTCATAAATGTGGAGAAATTACCAGCACATGAAATTGAAGCGTCCCAAACAGAGTTATGTAAAGAAAACAAGCTAACCAATACTATAGAACAAAAGTAAAGTGGAATTAAGTGGATAATGCATGAGCATATAAGGTTTCCCCTTCTATTGCAAACCTGAACACGATTATGTCATTGTTACTTGGGAATTGAACTTTAACAGCTGGAAGAAGATGCCTGAACTACAAAAAGCACTATTCCTATAACATCAGTCACAAAGAATCCATTATAGATGCTTGGCCAGAGAACCCATCAAAATGAACTGTTTGAAAACATTCAAAACGGACTTATAGAAAACGTCAAAGTCATCCTCGAGATAGTGCTAAATCTTATTTGCTGAGTAGTGCACTTAACAAAGTCAGAACACAATAACTCAAAATAAGCATACATTTTACCATTATAGTAGAAGTTTTTTGTTCAACAAGAATTTAAGCAATGGATAACTATAACAAGTATCTCACAAGTTGACTACTAACTTGGAATTACAATAAGTCTATAACAAGTATCTCACCATTTGACGAATGACTTACTTTACTATAACAAATACCATACTATTTGACTAATGACTTGGATCTAATCATGGAACATGTGAGTGGAAACACAACTCATTGAAATTTCACCTTGGCTTCCGAGGTTGATCGGAGTCAATGTCTTCATCTTCATGATCAGCATAACGATTACCTTCAGATTCTTCAGACTCACTAGCCACCACTTCTCTTCTCCGGCTAGTAACTACCCGTTGCCCATAACCCTCCTCCTCACTCTCAGCATCTTTGGGTTCACTTTCCATCTTCTGGTCACTGACTTCTCTTTCGGCAGAACTCTGAACCCTTTCCCCATCACTCTCCCCTTGCTCAAGATCAACATCATATGCTTCAGCTTCACTTTCCACTTCAACCTCTCCTTGACCCTCAATTTCACCTTCACCTTCACCTTCACCCTCACCCTCACCCTCACCCTCACCCTCACCTTCACCTTCATCATTTTCAGCCTCACCTTCCCCTTCATCCTGAAACACACAAAAAGGGACGTTGATGAGAAAAACACTGATTAACCAAGCAAGGTTCCAAAAGTAACAATAACAGCGAGCAAAACAACGGCTCAGAAGACATATCTAATATTCAATGCCAGATAGGATCACTTTAGTGTAAAATATTCACTGTTTCAAACTTTAGCATTGCAACATTATATAGCACATTCAAGTACATTAGATTATACCATATGCCATTGGATCAAACAATCCAGAAAATAATATTCGACCAATTCAAACAACAACAGAAACAAAGAACATAATTGATCCTCAAATTCAAAGATTCTGGACCGTTCAAACAACAACCAAAATAAAGAACAATACAGCAGATGCTAAAGTTCAATGATTCTGAGAAACATACACAAAAACATCATTAACTACGCTGCACGCAAAAAGCCTTGTGaaagtcttttttattattattatgaaacaTTAGATGTCATTCTTCTAATTCGATTTCTTGATATCATAAGAAAATTAGAAGTCACAGTTTAACCATAAAGGAACGGTCCATCTTACAAAGACCCGTACCCATTTATCCTTACGTTTTTTCACAGAACAACTTCCTTCGAAACAAAAATACACAAAAGGAACAGGTCCACGGTCCTACAACCCCTACAGAGTTCATCTATTTATCGCCAAAACGAATAAAGAAGACGCGGACTTGCTTCTATCTTAAATTACGTTATTTCTACAATCAGAACATGCGTTAACAAAACAAATTCCAAAATTTAACCTTTTCCGTAAACAATTGAAAACGACAAAAACAAATAACACTTCGATTCTATAACCCTAATTCCTTAACCACGACAAGAAGCTGAAGAAAATGCTTCATTGCAATCAGGTACCCTTCTCACACTTTAAATTCGGATAAGATACCAGTCATGGACTCCGAAACATCAGAAATTAGGGCAAAAATAAGGGAGACGAAGAATATAACCTAAATCAAAGGGAAATTTCCAACCCTCTTTTTTTGTTCGTTGAAAGATAAAGAGGGATACCGATTGGTAATCGGAGTGGTTGGTGGCGTCGTGCTGCTCGGAAtcgacctcctcctcttcttcctcttcgtccTCCGACTGCTCGCCGAAGAGGTTCTGCATCATCTGGTTCCTCGTCTCGTCCACCATCTCTCTTATCTCCTTCTATTCACCACTCCTTCCTTCCCTCTCTCACTTTCTCTCTCGATCTCCCTAGACCGATCAATCTCCCGCTCCTCCTCAGTCTCACTGGGTGTTCTCCGGATCCGCGCCGCAACCTTTTGCCGTCTCTGTCTGTGATTGCTCAGGCCTACCTTATACTCCGCTCCGTCACGTAAAAATTTTACGCTTTTTAATTACGTGATGAAATCAAATCATTCTCAGCCGTCAGATGAAGAAGTACGTGATGAAAAATATGTTTTACGCATATAACTTCTACTCTTTGTCTACCCGTTTGGTTATTGGGTGGAAAAACACCGTATGTGATGGTGAGAGAAAACAGGGTACGTTGGTTTTATGATATAACAAAAATCATCCAATACTTTTCGAGAAATATATtatatgatgatatattatttacATTATCATTTTATACCCCTAATAAAATGTCAAGCTTACCACCAATTATCAGACCACACAAATTCTCACGGTCAATTAATTctattttttcataaaaattaattaCATAATTTCTTCTAAATTATACACTTTAAAATGAATTTTGACGGTACTCTTCACGGGATCTACTAGTTACTTTTAGTTTATTTATTGAGGAATAACAAGGGAAAAATAAGATCAATTCATATCATATCACTAAATAGTcctaaatatctaaagcattattATGCTAACTTACCAGGCCTTCATACCCCTATTGTCCAATAGCAAGCTTAGTAATTTTAATTGGACTTTTTCGTTTACCCATTGGTACTTGGTTTGGTCAAGTTTCTAAGTAGGACCCACACGAACTCATCTGATTTCCCAATCATCTAGCAGGTGCATAACGGGCAAGTCGAAGAATAGTGGGCGTAGTATTGTTGTTTAACAAGAGTGGGTGACCTGTTGGACCCTTACGGCCTAACAGGAGGCCCAACCCAAGAGTGTTCGGATAAGTGAGGGTAGTAAAGTAATTGCACATCCATGTCGGCTGCTATAAAATCGGGCGCATTGGCCATTACGAAAACCCTAGTTTGCGCGGATCGCCGTCTCGGTCTTGGGCGCTCAAAGCAGCGACGGAGGAGACGGCAACCACAAACATGGAGAACGCCGTGGCCAAGACCGTGAAAGACGTCTCGCCCCACGAGTTCGTCAAGGCCTACTCCGCCCACCTCAAGAGATCCGGCAAGGTCCGATCCATCTTCTCCTCCTCTATCGTTTGTGTTCTCACTCTTTCTACGTAATCGTGTTATTTTATCGTTTGTCGTGATCCTTTTAGGATTTATATCTCAGGTTTTGGTACCGTAGATCCACTTTTACTTTCTATCTGGTAGATCTGATTGCTTTGGAAGTGCGTCTTATGTAGACGTCGAACAATGGGTAGAGGACTTTCTGTTTCTTGACATGGAACGGTTTGATCCTGAGCTGTTGTCTCCTTGTTTTTCTGAACTCAGCACTTACGAATTGCGAGTgctgattcaaaaaaaaaaaattatttaatgtaTTATGATTGGGGTTTGCAAATGGACTGGAAATGCCTTAAGCATAGATCATTGTGAATGAGGGATGGTTTTGATTTTTTAGGCTGCAGCATTCGAATTGAATGAGTAATCAGGCTTTTTGTAGAATGAGCTTGGTATTAGTGCTCTTTTAGTAGGTTTTTTTTTATTGTGTAGTATAATTTGGTCTACCTGTATTTGACAGATGTGCTATTTACTACCCTATAATGAAGTGAGACTTTGAAAATTCTATTGTGAATTATATATGAGATCCATAGAATCTGCAAAGAAAATTTAAATTGTTATTTTAATTAGATACAAAAAATGTCTAATATTAGGGGAAATTGTGTCAGAAGTGATGATGGCATAAAGGTTATGTCCAGGTTCTATAATAAATGGTGAATGTTTTTTTTAAGGTAGTCTATTTCCTtcattttttgttttctgttatcTTATTTACTAATAAGAAGGCAAGGCAGAGTAAAACTTGGTCAAGGGAATCTATTTATATAAAAGCTTGACTGGAGTGCAAAAATCACAAATTTGTTTATCTTAGTGCATTCACATAGCTTGCTGTGTGATTTATGCTAATATTTCTGCTTGTATGTACTCTTTCTTGTACAATGCTTTGTGGTATAGCTGACCCCAACCAAGTGCTTTCAAGTACTTGAGGTTGCTTAGGTAATTAAGTAAAGAAGCTTAATCCTCCGTCAAAGCATTACTGGTGACTGTTGATTTTCTGTATTTCATTCTTCCACTTCCTGTCATTTGGCGCAGATGCCAGATATTCCTATGGTTGTTAATCTTCTGTTGCAgtaggtatatttggtccttttcTTCCATGTCTCTGAACCACCCCTTATCTAACGTGCGCCACTCATATAGTTGGTTTTGAAGCTAATTCTCTGTCATGCTCCAGTAGTTGTTTTCTTAAAGTAAATTTTCTGTGGTTGGCTATTATCTGAGGATTGAGAACTCAAGAAACGCAGAAAAAGCAACAATGTGATTTGCTGGAGATATCAGTCATACTCTATATGATTCTATCGTCACCTGAAAGAAGCACAATTGTTTTTGCACTTTGGATAAACCCTTCTCGATAATTATTCTGATTCTATTTTTCTCACCAATTTTATCGATAGATGGAGCTTCCTGAGTGGACGGACATTGTGAAGACTGGAAGGTTCAAGGAACTTGCTCCTTATGATCCTGATTGGTACTACATCAGGGCTGGTAATGTCACACTGATGATAACCTCCATAATAGCACTGATGTTGCTGGGAGAGATTATTGGTCACATCAGTTCCCATTTGATGCTAATGTCTTCCATTTAACTGCTGCAGCTTCAATGGCAAGAAAGATATACTTGAGGCAGGGCATTGGTGTAGGTGGCTTTCAGAAGATATATGGAGGTCGTAAGAGGAATGGAAGTCGCCCACCACATTTCTGCAAGAGCAGTGGGGCAATTGCTCGCCACATTTTGCAGCAGTTGGAGAGGATGAATATCATTGAAATTGAACCTAAAGGGTAAGGATTCCATGCATCATAATGTCATTTTGTTCTCGCTTTCTGGATGGTGTTCCTGATTACTTTACCcactttttttttgttctctaaATGAACACTGAAAGCTCCTGTTATTTCTATGGTATGATAATTCACATTGTGGCATTGCTAGTTCAAACAAACTTGAAATGCCTTTTGAGATTACTTGTTTTACATCTCGATAAATAATATATCTCTTGGCTACACGAGCAACAGTTGATAGTTGCTGCATCTTTTACGATGTCTGCATTCCATACTATCTTTTACAAGGGTAATTTATAGACATTTCAGGGCACCTGAAATAATGTTTATGTTATATTCAGACTAGAGCATGCTAATATCTTTATTCATTTTAATGTCCTGTACTATTTTCTATGATGATATATTAGATGAATGCCTCTGACTACTTGTTGCAAAATTTAGAACATTTCAGTTGCACCTAAAGACTATGTAGATGGGATGTAATACCTCCATATGTGAGAAGCCTGATAAATTAGAGCATGATAACATTATTTTTTTGCACCACCATGATTTTCTTTGTTCAGTTATACTAGATGGCATATTTCAGTAATGTTTTGTTTGCTTGTAATGGTTTTAGTGGGAGGAAGATTACGTCTCAGGGGCAGCGGGATCTCGATCAAGTTGCTGGTCGTGTCTAGATGCTGACTTTGATCATGCTTTGGTTTAAATCTCGTCTGTTATAAACGATATTGCTCAGAGCTTTAGCATCAAAGTTGTATTAATTACAAGTTGACGTGTTTGGTGATTTTGACATGATTTATTTCTTGTATTAGATGATTTTCCTGTTTGAGATAAATGTAGGATTTACTTTAAAGAGACTTTGTTTCATTTCAATGTTGCTTTGAGACGTTATACTGCATCTGCGTTCTTTTTTGTCCAATTAGTTGTGGGATTCTGTTACATTGTGGATTTGAAGGTAGTTATTTGGTGCCCATATGAAATTTTTTCTTTGAGAGAGGGAGGTATTTATTCTatcattttatataaatttttttctttgagaGAGGGAGGTATTTATTCTATCATTTTTTCATTACTGAGGAGGTATTTATTCtatcattttatataatttttttttctttgagagaGGACGTTAGTGTTGAAATTGCTGTCCAATTAGCTCAAACCGTGAAGACTCAAAACATCTCTCTGCTAAAAGTTGTGCTCAAGTCTCAAGTCTAGTTATGGTTATAGGTTAAATGTTCATAAAATCATCTTTCCATCAAGCAGGTCATGGTTCGTTCTGACAGAGATACTTATAGCCTCTAGAATGAGATATAGACAATTATAAAGCTAAATTGACACCACAAGTATTTATAGCCTCAAGAGTGagactttttttttaaaaagaagtTATTGTCCAAAtacaaaagaaataaataaaagaggACAAGTCGTGCAAAATTTGCATGGCACAcatcaaagaaataaataaagaaagaaaaaaaaatcattctagGAGAGTTTTCTTGCATCTTTCCTACAACACACAACAATGCAATATGCCAAGAAACTCGTAACATAATTCCTCCTCGAATACACACTACACACCTGCAATTTCATAAAGAACCCCAGCGTCTAGAAGAACCTCAGATGTTGACTTCCAACAGCAATTAGAAACTCATACATCTTATTCTGATATCCAAACTTTATGTTGCCTTGTAAAACTGAAACATCAACTCATCTATACAAAGTGAATCATCTAAGCACACACATTCTGTACATaggaaaatattttctgaaatccatGCAGTCGTAATCTTCCGAGCAAAGTTATGAAGGAACTCTAAATGGCTGGAAATCCTCTTAAGAATCGGATGTCTttcttacggttcctttaggcggCGGTGCATATGGAAATCTTGGCTCCTTCGGAACTGTCTGGGGTTTTGTTGATCTTCCTCATGCCAACAAAGTTTAATTTAGAAACAGGAGATCACAGAATGAATGAGTTGAATTTAGCTGCTGAATTTAAAGAGAATAATGGTAGCTGCTTACTTTCTTGGGACCGTTGGTTGATCAAAGCAAGGCATGGGTTGTTGAGCTTTTAGCACAAGTTCTTTTCCAAGCcttcttttttcctcttcttcttccacctAATCAGACAATGTTAATAGATGTAGCAAGAAATGACAATAAAAAAATCCAAGTACTTTCATGTTTTCTTAGACTCTATACGTCCATTTATAGTGAATGTAGAGTATGAACCTTCTTCTGCCGTTCTCTCTCCATTTTCATTTGCTCCACAAAGCTCATACTCTCAGCAACCTGGAAAAAACGATGCCACAAATAACTTCTACTTGGATGTTAAAATGTAGTGATGTTCTTGTGTCAAAATTTGTACTTTTAAATACTATAAAATCGTAAGTTTGATCAGAATAATCTCAATGAAACAAAATGGAGTTCCAGTGTTGTAAAGGATGTAGAAAGCTTACATGAAGATCAAACTCGGCACGTTCTGCTGCATGTGCGTCACTGTGAAGAATAAGATCAATTGGTTCTGTTGGTTCCTTTACGTGAGGCTTTATCAGAATCTGAGTTAAATTAAAATTTGGAAGGTCAGGTTTA
This genomic stretch from Musa acuminata AAA Group cultivar baxijiao chromosome BXJ3-9, Cavendish_Baxijiao_AAA, whole genome shotgun sequence harbors:
- the LOC103997366 gene encoding small ribosomal subunit protein eS19, whose product is MENAVAKTVKDVSPHEFVKAYSAHLKRSGKMELPEWTDIVKTGRFKELAPYDPDWYYIRAASMARKIYLRQGIGVGGFQKIYGGRKRNGSRPPHFCKSSGAIARHILQQLERMNIIEIEPKGGRKITSQGQRDLDQVAGRV